One region of Mucilaginibacter sp. 14171R-50 genomic DNA includes:
- a CDS encoding M1 family aminopeptidase, with protein sequence MKTLYAAILISSIGALTLNSASAQQTAAPQEDSAMKIYRETTPKINDLVHTKLDVRFDYKKRYMYGKEWVTLKPHFYATDSLRLDAQGMDIKNVSIVKAGKNTPLKYTYDSLTIDIKLDRVYHNNESYTIYIDYTSKPNELKAQGSAAITDAKGLYFINPDGTEKDKPTQIWTQGETQSSSAWFPTIDKPNQKTTDEISMTVPKKYVTLSNGRLASQKLNADGTRTDTWKMELPHSPYLFMMAVGDFKITKDTWKGKEVSYYLEPKYAPYARDIFGFTPEVIDFYSKTLGVDYPWNKYSQIVVRDYVSGAMENTSATLHGDYVQATKRELIDAYYSQGRSTIVHELFHQWFGDYVTAESWSNLTVNESFADFSETLWAEHKYGKDAGDAHINGDRQQYLSQPNLKTKDLVRFHYNDKEEVFDAVTYQKGGSILYMLRNYLGNAAFYKGLNIYLKTNAFKNGEAHQLRLAMEEASGRDLNWFFNQWYFGAGHPILNITYKWDDATKTQTVYLNQTQDGNVFILPLAIDVYAGGKMDRRKFWMRNKIDSLVFHSATKPSLVNVDGDKMLLAKKTDNKSLDEFVFQYFNAPLYLDRFEAITAAAKQQSNAGARKVIISALNDKYYELQIKAIKAADMTNDDVRNAAQPILVKLAQTDPNTLVRSAAISVLGKLKASGLSNLFKESLKSQSYAVQGAALTALSQLNPADAVALAKTYEKDSEGALTQAILMVYATGGTDAQYDYVYNAFNEGAPQTQFNIMSKFAEFTGRVSDPAKAQKGIKAIADFGVKYKKYGIAPQVVQILNGVKESRAKLNDTASVAAIDKAVAELK encoded by the coding sequence ATGAAAACTCTTTACGCTGCTATCCTGATCAGCAGTATCGGCGCACTAACCCTGAACAGTGCATCTGCGCAGCAAACCGCAGCCCCGCAGGAAGATTCTGCAATGAAGATCTACCGCGAAACTACACCTAAGATCAACGACCTTGTACATACCAAGCTCGATGTACGTTTTGATTATAAAAAACGCTATATGTATGGTAAGGAGTGGGTCACTTTAAAGCCGCATTTTTATGCTACCGACTCGCTGCGTTTAGATGCACAGGGTATGGATATCAAAAATGTATCAATTGTAAAAGCGGGCAAAAACACACCGCTAAAATATACTTACGACAGCCTGACCATTGATATCAAGCTTGACAGGGTGTACCATAACAACGAAAGCTATACCATTTATATCGATTACACGTCAAAGCCAAACGAGCTTAAAGCTCAGGGCAGCGCCGCTATAACCGACGCGAAAGGTCTGTACTTTATTAACCCCGACGGCACTGAAAAAGATAAGCCGACACAGATATGGACACAGGGTGAAACCCAAAGTTCATCGGCATGGTTCCCAACTATTGATAAGCCAAATCAAAAAACGACCGACGAGATCAGCATGACTGTTCCAAAAAAATATGTTACGCTGTCAAACGGTCGCTTAGCTTCGCAAAAGCTTAATGCCGATGGCACCCGTACCGACACCTGGAAAATGGAGTTACCGCACTCGCCATATTTATTTATGATGGCCGTTGGCGATTTTAAAATAACCAAGGATACCTGGAAGGGTAAAGAAGTGAGCTATTACCTTGAGCCTAAATACGCCCCTTACGCAAGGGATATTTTCGGCTTTACACCAGAGGTGATCGATTTTTATTCGAAAACCCTGGGTGTTGATTACCCATGGAACAAATACTCGCAGATTGTTGTGCGCGATTATGTAAGCGGCGCTATGGAAAATACCAGTGCTACCCTGCATGGCGATTACGTACAGGCTACCAAACGCGAACTAATAGACGCTTATTACAGCCAGGGCCGCAGCACCATTGTACACGAGCTGTTTCACCAGTGGTTTGGCGATTATGTTACAGCCGAAAGCTGGAGCAACCTTACCGTTAACGAATCGTTCGCTGATTTTAGCGAGACCCTTTGGGCCGAGCACAAATACGGTAAAGATGCCGGCGACGCGCACATTAACGGCGACAGGCAGCAATACCTGAGCCAGCCAAACCTGAAAACCAAGGACCTGGTACGTTTTCATTACAACGATAAAGAAGAGGTGTTTGACGCGGTTACCTACCAAAAAGGCGGCAGCATACTTTACATGCTGCGCAACTACCTTGGCAACGCAGCATTTTACAAAGGCTTAAATATTTATTTAAAAACAAACGCGTTCAAAAACGGCGAAGCGCACCAGCTGCGTTTGGCAATGGAAGAGGCCAGTGGCCGCGACCTGAACTGGTTTTTTAACCAATGGTACTTTGGCGCAGGGCACCCTATTTTAAACATTACCTATAAATGGGATGACGCTACCAAAACGCAAACAGTTTACCTGAACCAAACACAGGATGGCAATGTATTTATTTTACCGCTGGCCATTGATGTTTACGCGGGTGGTAAAATGGACCGCCGCAAATTCTGGATGCGCAATAAGATTGATAGCCTGGTGTTCCACTCGGCTACTAAACCAAGCCTGGTGAATGTTGACGGCGACAAAATGCTGCTGGCTAAAAAAACGGATAATAAATCGCTTGACGAATTTGTTTTCCAATATTTTAACGCGCCGTTGTATTTAGACCGTTTTGAGGCTATTACCGCCGCCGCCAAGCAACAATCAAACGCCGGGGCGCGAAAAGTGATCATTTCCGCCTTGAATGATAAGTACTACGAGCTGCAAATAAAGGCCATTAAAGCGGCTGATATGACCAACGACGATGTGCGCAACGCGGCCCAACCAATATTAGTTAAACTGGCGCAAACCGACCCAAATACTTTAGTTAGGTCCGCTGCTATTAGTGTATTAGGTAAATTAAAAGCATCGGGACTTTCTAATTTGTTTAAAGAATCATTAAAAAGCCAGTCGTATGCGGTACAGGGCGCGGCTTTAACTGCATTAAGCCAGCTAAACCCTGCCGATGCGGTAGCCTTAGCCAAAACATATGAAAAAGACAGCGAAGGTGCTTTAACCCAAGCCATACTAATGGTATATGCGACCGGTGGCACCGACGCCCAGTACGATTATGTATACAACGCGTTTAACGAAGGTGCACCGCAAACTCAATTTAACATTATGTCGAAGTTTGCGGAATTTACCGGCCGTGTCAGCGATCCGGCTAAAGCACAAAAAGGCATTAAAGCTATTGCCGATTTTGGTGTTAAGTACAAAAAATATGGCATTGCCCCACAGGTGGTGCAAATATTAAACGGCGTTAAAGAAAGCCGTGCCAAACTTAACGATACTGCATCGGTTGCCGCTATTGATAAGGCTGTTGCCGAATTAAAATAA
- a CDS encoding Gfo/Idh/MocA family protein — MQRRRFIQGAALTGTSFLIGSQLAAAGTFTGSPNKKVIIGVMGVNSRGGFLAQKLAALADVEIGYICDVDSIAMAKCIADIEKITGKKPTGITDVRKLLEKKDLDALVIAAPDHWHAPATILACQAGKHVYVEKPCSHNPHEGELAIAAATKYNRLVQMGSQRRSFDNVQKMVAELHAGIIGRAYFARGWYVNNRKSIGVGKVVPVPSNLNYELWQGYAPRRPYKDNLIHYNWHWHWNWGTGEALNNGTHEIDVMRWGLGVDFPNRVTSSGGRFAFKDDWETPDTQTILVNFPNNTALSWEGRSCNGFNSEGVGRGVVFYGDHGTIYYGGGNGYQVYDYDNKLVKEIKDETPVDAANKVSPTEMLDRVHLQNFVNAIRGTEKLNQTIINGHKSTVIPQLGNIAQRVGRVLNLDTTNGHILHDAEAAKLWGREYEPGWTLKV, encoded by the coding sequence ATGCAACGCAGAAGATTTATCCAGGGGGCAGCCCTCACGGGCACCAGTTTTTTAATTGGATCGCAATTAGCAGCGGCCGGTACCTTCACGGGGTCGCCAAATAAAAAAGTTATCATTGGGGTAATGGGAGTTAACAGCCGGGGCGGTTTCCTTGCCCAAAAGTTAGCGGCCCTGGCCGATGTAGAAATTGGTTATATATGCGATGTAGATAGCATTGCCATGGCTAAATGCATCGCCGATATCGAAAAAATAACCGGCAAAAAACCTACCGGGATTACCGACGTGCGTAAACTGCTTGAGAAAAAAGACCTTGACGCCCTGGTAATAGCCGCGCCCGACCACTGGCACGCGCCTGCTACCATACTGGCTTGCCAGGCGGGTAAACACGTATATGTAGAAAAGCCCTGCAGCCATAACCCGCACGAAGGCGAGCTTGCCATAGCCGCGGCCACCAAATATAACCGGCTGGTACAAATGGGCAGTCAGCGCCGCTCGTTTGATAATGTACAGAAAATGGTTGCCGAGCTGCATGCCGGCATTATTGGCCGGGCTTATTTTGCAAGGGGATGGTATGTTAATAACCGCAAAAGCATAGGGGTAGGTAAAGTAGTGCCCGTGCCGTCGAACTTAAACTACGAACTATGGCAGGGGTATGCCCCGCGCAGGCCTTATAAAGATAACCTGATCCATTATAACTGGCACTGGCACTGGAACTGGGGCACCGGCGAGGCGCTGAACAACGGCACGCACGAAATTGATGTAATGCGCTGGGGGCTTGGGGTTGATTTCCCAAACCGGGTAACATCATCCGGCGGGCGCTTTGCTTTTAAGGATGATTGGGAAACCCCCGACACGCAAACCATATTGGTAAACTTTCCGAATAACACCGCGCTATCATGGGAGGGGCGCAGCTGCAACGGCTTTAATTCTGAAGGAGTGGGCCGTGGTGTTGTATTTTATGGCGATCACGGTACTATTTATTATGGGGGCGGTAATGGCTACCAGGTTTATGATTATGATAACAAACTGGTAAAAGAAATAAAGGATGAAACCCCGGTAGATGCTGCTAACAAAGTAAGCCCTACTGAAATGCTTGACCGCGTGCACCTGCAAAATTTTGTGAACGCCATACGCGGCACCGAAAAGCTGAACCAAACCATTATAAACGGTCATAAATCAACCGTGATACCGCAGTTGGGTAATATCGCCCAGCGCGTAGGCCGTGTGCTGAATCTGGATACCACTAATGGCCATATCCTGCACGATGCCGAAGCGGCCAAACTTTGGGGCCGCGAATACGAACCCGGATGGACTTTAAAAGTTTAA
- a CDS encoding ABC transporter permease, whose protein sequence is MFKNYLKISWRNLLKNKAHTFINVTGLSVGMAVAMLIGLWIWDEVSYDKYFKNRDRIVQVWQHQTFNGIVGSQTSIPIPLGTLLRTDYTGKGKDFKYMVLSSWTFEHILAVGDKKITQTGNFMQAEAPDMLSLKMLKGTRGGLKDPSSILLSAKVAKTLFGDADPMNKTIKIDNQQLLKVTGIYEDLPHNTTFNDLNVIIPWDFYMTTQPWLKNAATRWGNNSFQLFAQLNDNVDIQKVDERIKPLKQKNIAAQGDSVGAAAKPAIFLHPMNKWHLYSEFKDGINTGGAIQFVWLFGIIGMFVLLLACINFMNLSTARSEKRAKEVGIRKTVGSLRSQLIGQFFSESLMVTGFAFLFSIVLVLLILPWFNQVASKTVQVLWNNPVFWIMGLGFALFTGLIAGSYPAFYLSSFQPVKVLKGTFKAGRYAALPRKVLVVLQFFVSATLIIGTIIVFRQVQFTKNRPVGYDRTGLVQVSMKSDDIHNSFAAVRNDLLQSGTVVEIAESNSPLTGVYSNNSGLNWRGKSPDLQDDFATMRVTHEFGKVANWKLIEGRDFSREFGSDTSAMILNESAAKFMNFKHAVGEIIDWGKKYKVVGVIKDMVMSSPYEPVKPTILILSNGSEGTIDIRLNPKKSTHEALAKIEAVFKQYDPGSPFEYKFTDDEYAQKFANEERVGKLAGFFTLLAIFISCMGLFGMASFMAEQRTKEIGVRKVLGASVFSLWRLMSTDFVILVSISLLIAIPMAYYLMHGWLQDYKYRTELSWWVFGLTALGAIGITILTVSYQSIKAALTNPVKSLKTE, encoded by the coding sequence ATGTTTAAAAATTATCTAAAAATTTCGTGGCGCAACCTGTTAAAAAACAAGGCGCATACGTTTATTAATGTTACCGGGCTATCGGTTGGTATGGCGGTAGCTATGCTGATAGGCCTTTGGATATGGGACGAGGTATCTTATGATAAGTATTTTAAAAACCGCGATAGAATAGTGCAGGTTTGGCAGCACCAAACCTTTAACGGCATCGTAGGCAGCCAAACCTCTATACCCATCCCTTTAGGAACGCTGCTGCGTACAGATTATACCGGCAAGGGTAAAGACTTTAAGTATATGGTGCTTTCCAGTTGGACATTTGAACATATACTTGCCGTTGGCGATAAAAAGATTACGCAAACGGGCAACTTTATGCAGGCCGAAGCGCCGGATATGCTGTCACTTAAAATGCTGAAGGGGACACGCGGGGGGTTAAAAGATCCGTCGTCCATCCTGTTATCGGCTAAGGTGGCCAAAACCCTATTTGGTGATGCCGACCCGATGAACAAGACCATTAAGATAGATAACCAGCAATTGCTTAAGGTTACCGGCATTTACGAAGACCTGCCGCACAACACTACGTTTAATGATCTGAATGTAATTATCCCCTGGGATTTTTATATGACCACACAGCCCTGGCTAAAGAACGCTGCAACCCGGTGGGGCAACAACTCTTTTCAGTTGTTTGCACAGTTAAACGATAACGTTGACATACAAAAGGTTGATGAACGGATAAAGCCTCTGAAGCAAAAAAACATTGCGGCGCAGGGCGACTCGGTAGGCGCGGCGGCCAAGCCTGCGATATTTTTACATCCGATGAATAAATGGCACCTGTACTCGGAGTTTAAGGATGGCATTAACACCGGCGGGGCGATACAATTTGTATGGTTGTTTGGCATTATCGGCATGTTTGTGCTATTGCTTGCCTGTATCAATTTTATGAACCTGAGCACCGCCCGGTCAGAGAAACGTGCAAAAGAAGTAGGTATCCGTAAAACGGTGGGCTCGCTGCGCAGCCAGCTGATAGGCCAGTTCTTTAGCGAATCGTTAATGGTAACGGGCTTTGCATTTTTATTTTCTATAGTGCTGGTGCTGTTGATATTGCCATGGTTTAACCAGGTAGCTTCTAAAACCGTTCAGGTGTTATGGAATAACCCCGTATTCTGGATAATGGGATTGGGCTTTGCCTTGTTCACCGGGCTTATAGCAGGGAGTTACCCCGCGTTCTACCTGTCGTCTTTCCAGCCGGTTAAGGTTTTGAAAGGTACCTTTAAAGCGGGCAGGTACGCCGCGTTGCCGCGTAAGGTATTGGTAGTACTTCAATTTTTTGTATCGGCAACCCTTATCATAGGGACCATTATCGTTTTCAGGCAGGTGCAGTTCACCAAAAACAGGCCGGTAGGGTATGATCGTACAGGGCTGGTGCAGGTAAGCATGAAATCAGACGATATACACAATAGTTTTGCTGCGGTACGTAACGACTTGCTGCAAAGCGGCACTGTCGTAGAAATTGCCGAATCAAACAGCCCGTTAACCGGGGTTTATTCAAACAACAGCGGTTTAAACTGGCGCGGTAAGTCGCCCGACCTGCAGGACGACTTTGCAACCATGCGTGTAACGCACGAATTTGGCAAGGTAGCCAACTGGAAACTTATTGAAGGCCGTGATTTTTCGAGGGAATTTGGCAGCGATACATCAGCAATGATACTGAACGAGTCGGCAGCAAAATTTATGAATTTTAAGCATGCGGTTGGCGAAATTATCGACTGGGGTAAGAAATATAAAGTTGTAGGCGTAATAAAAGATATGGTGATGTCATCGCCGTATGAGCCTGTAAAACCAACTATCTTAATATTGTCTAACGGGTCCGAAGGCACTATAGATATACGATTGAACCCCAAAAAAAGCACACACGAAGCATTGGCTAAAATTGAAGCCGTGTTTAAACAATACGATCCCGGGAGCCCCTTTGAGTATAAGTTTACAGACGATGAGTACGCTCAAAAATTTGCTAATGAGGAACGGGTGGGTAAGCTGGCCGGTTTCTTTACCCTATTAGCCATATTTATAAGCTGTATGGGCTTGTTTGGCATGGCATCGTTCATGGCCGAGCAGCGCACTAAAGAGATAGGCGTACGAAAAGTGCTTGGCGCGTCGGTGTTTAGCCTGTGGCGCCTTATGTCAACCGATTTTGTTATCCTGGTAAGTATATCGCTTTTAATAGCCATACCAATGGCTTACTACCTGATGCACGGCTGGTTGCAGGATTATAAGTATCGCACCGAACTTTCGTGGTGGGTATTCGGGCTTACGGCTTTGGGCGCTATTGGCATCACCATATTAACGGTAAGCTATCAAAGCATCAAAGCCGCGTTAACCAACCCGGTTAAAAGTTTAAAAACAGAGTAA
- a CDS encoding DUF1080 domain-containing protein, with amino-acid sequence MKNLTTYLLAIAMAAGVQTTSAQSKAGYTNLFNGKNLNGWKILAGKAEYKAENGGITGTAVLNSGNTFLVTEKEYGDFILELDAKTESNLTNSGIQLRSHFDPAGHNGKGLVYGRQCEIDPSDRKWSGGIYDEGRRDWLYPMELNAKAQNAWKNGQFNHIKIECIGNTTKTWINGIAAAYVIDTIDTKGFIGLQVHAINDAGQAGKKIFFKNLRIKTTNLQPQPFAKDVYVVNLQHNTLSAYEKQDGWKLLFDGKTSAGWHSATAATFPAKGWKVEDGMISVIGANGGEATNGGDIITDKMYSAFDMSFEFRMSRGANSGVKYFVTLDEKTQGSAIGLEYQVLDDAVHPDAKLGRDGNRTLASLYDLIPAKKQPRFVHPIGSWNTGRIVVLPNNHVVHYLNGIKVLEYDRGSKAYRDLVAISKYKVWKDFGEAKEGHILLQDHGFDVDYRNVKIKELK; translated from the coding sequence ATGAAGAACTTAACAACCTACCTGCTTGCTATAGCCATGGCCGCCGGTGTCCAAACTACATCGGCGCAAAGCAAAGCCGGCTACACCAATTTATTTAACGGTAAAAATCTTAACGGCTGGAAAATACTGGCCGGCAAAGCAGAATATAAAGCAGAGAATGGCGGCATAACCGGCACTGCCGTATTAAACAGTGGTAATACTTTTTTAGTTACCGAAAAGGAGTATGGCGATTTTATTTTAGAACTTGATGCTAAAACAGAAAGCAACCTGACCAACTCGGGCATACAATTGCGCAGTCATTTTGATCCGGCAGGGCATAATGGGAAAGGGCTGGTTTATGGTCGCCAATGCGAAATTGACCCCAGCGACCGCAAATGGAGCGGCGGGATATACGACGAGGGCCGCCGCGATTGGCTTTACCCAATGGAGCTAAACGCCAAAGCCCAAAACGCCTGGAAGAACGGACAATTTAACCACATTAAAATTGAGTGCATTGGCAACACTACAAAGACATGGATAAATGGTATAGCAGCAGCTTACGTTATTGATACCATAGATACCAAAGGTTTCATCGGATTGCAGGTACACGCCATTAACGATGCCGGGCAGGCAGGGAAGAAGATATTCTTTAAAAACCTCCGTATAAAAACTACTAACCTGCAGCCGCAGCCCTTTGCGAAGGATGTTTACGTGGTTAATCTGCAACATAACACCTTGTCGGCTTACGAAAAACAGGATGGCTGGAAGCTTTTATTTGACGGAAAAACCAGCGCGGGATGGCATAGCGCTACCGCGGCTACCTTCCCGGCAAAAGGGTGGAAGGTTGAGGACGGGATGATATCTGTTATCGGCGCTAACGGCGGCGAGGCTACCAACGGCGGAGATATCATTACCGATAAAATGTACAGCGCCTTTGATATGTCGTTCGAGTTCCGGATGAGCCGGGGGGCTAACAGCGGGGTTAAATACTTTGTTACGCTTGATGAAAAAACACAAGGCTCGGCCATTGGGCTGGAGTACCAGGTGCTGGATGATGCCGTGCACCCCGATGCCAAACTGGGCCGGGATGGTAACCGCACCCTGGCATCGTTGTATGATCTGATCCCTGCAAAAAAACAACCCCGCTTTGTACACCCCATCGGCTCATGGAATACCGGGCGTATTGTGGTTTTGCCAAATAACCATGTAGTGCATTATCTGAATGGTATTAAGGTGCTGGAATACGACCGTGGGTCCAAAGCCTACCGCGACTTGGTAGCCATAAGCAAATACAAGGTTTGGAAAGATTTTGGCGAAGCTAAGGAAGGGCACATCCTGTTACAGGACCACGGCTTTGACGTGGATTACAGGAACGTGAAGATTAAAGAGTTAAAATAA
- a CDS encoding acyltransferase, with product MEKLTPGILKTKQHFEILDGLRGLAALAVVAFHFMEMVYLPPQNFLAHGFLAVDFFFCLSGFVIGYAYDDRIGKMGAIAFFKSRAIRLHPLVILGSVLGLLSFLFDPFGGHLELYSAGKIILVFISSVLLIPYPVVADRAFNLFSFNAPAWSLFWEYVANIVYALVLYRLARRWLLVLTIVSAVALCLVTYRAGNIMGGWGGPNFWDGSARISYSFLAGLLVYRSKWIIRSNLGFGVLSILLVLPFVMPFNNLVWITEPLVVLFYFPLIVALGAGATLSPGLKKLCNFSGNISYPLYMTHYAVIWMFGNYYSSHKPGTSQLALIIIAGIIILVGVAWLVMVFYDTPVRRYLTERRKRALRN from the coding sequence ATGGAAAAGCTAACCCCCGGTATACTAAAAACAAAACAGCATTTCGAAATTCTTGACGGGTTAAGGGGGCTGGCGGCCCTGGCGGTGGTAGCTTTTCATTTTATGGAAATGGTTTACCTCCCTCCGCAAAATTTTTTGGCGCATGGCTTTTTGGCGGTCGATTTCTTTTTCTGTTTATCGGGCTTTGTAATTGGTTATGCCTATGACGACCGTATTGGTAAAATGGGTGCAATAGCGTTTTTTAAGTCGAGGGCTATCAGGCTGCACCCGCTGGTTATACTGGGTTCGGTGTTGGGCCTGCTTAGTTTCCTGTTCGACCCTTTCGGCGGCCATCTCGAATTATACAGCGCCGGAAAGATCATACTGGTGTTTATAAGTTCTGTTTTGCTTATCCCTTACCCGGTAGTGGCCGACCGCGCGTTTAACCTGTTTAGTTTTAACGCCCCTGCCTGGTCGTTGTTTTGGGAGTACGTGGCCAATATTGTGTATGCGCTGGTACTTTACCGCTTAGCACGCCGGTGGCTGCTTGTGTTAACAATAGTATCGGCAGTTGCGCTTTGCCTGGTTACTTACCGCGCCGGCAATATCATGGGCGGGTGGGGCGGCCCAAACTTTTGGGACGGCAGCGCCCGCATCTCTTATTCGTTTTTGGCAGGTTTGCTTGTTTACCGTTCAAAATGGATCATTAGATCTAACCTGGGGTTTGGCGTTTTAAGCATATTGCTGGTATTGCCATTTGTGATGCCTTTTAATAATTTGGTTTGGATCACCGAGCCATTGGTGGTACTTTTTTATTTCCCGCTGATTGTAGCATTAGGGGCGGGCGCTACCCTGTCGCCGGGGCTTAAAAAGCTGTGTAACTTCTCGGGTAACATATCCTATCCGCTGTACATGACCCATTACGCCGTGATATGGATGTTCGGCAACTATTACAGCAGCCATAAACCCGGCACCAGCCAGTTAGCCCTTATTATTATAGCAGGTATCATCATTCTGGTGGGTGTGGCATGGCTGGTAATGGTATTTTATGATACACCGGTGCGGAGATATTTAACCGAAAGGCGAAAGCGGGCACTAAGAAATTAA